One Betta splendens chromosome 16, fBetSpl5.4, whole genome shotgun sequence genomic window carries:
- the LOC114843550 gene encoding uncharacterized protein C1orf232, whose protein sequence is MNPVWKVYKSKVLKTINPEYEEEIADEVVDVENEVCPVHEEEASSSVTQLAKKMQGAGAKSWNRLSSLFNKDDEHQLLEETESPPVADHPLAVKPEEPPRPARRSGFWDSFATNWAAKKQAEAAASAGAEAEAEAAAAAAAQGEPRGTEAAGEPACDGQVTEGEQAEGGGGRSSNSFSKYVSLGGGGEDKWNFVTSKLADLKSKGVMKTN, encoded by the exons ATGAATCCTGTGTGGAAGGTTTACAAGAGCAAGGTGCTGAAGACCATTAACCCAGAGTATGAGGAGGAAATCGCTGACGAG GTCGTAGATGTGGAGAATGAAGTGTGTCCGGTGCACGAGGAGGAGGCGAGCAGCTCCGTGACCCAACTGGCCAAAAAA atgcaaGGAGCCGGTGCTAAAAGCTGGAACCGCCTATCGTCTCTCTTCAACAAAGACGATGAACATCAGCTTCTAGAGGAGACGGAGAGTCCACCAGTCGCTGACCA TCCTCTCGCCGTGAAGCCGGAGGAGCCTCCGCGACCCGCCAGGCGCTCGGGATTCTGGGACAGCTTCGCGACCAACTGGGCGGCCAAGAAGCAGGCGGAAGCGGCCGCCTCGGCCGGGGCCGAGGCTGAagccgaggcggcggcggcggcggcggcgcagggaGAGCCGCGAGGGACCGAGGCCGCGGGGGAACCGGCCTGTGACGGTCAGGTCACGGAGGGGGAGCAGGCGGAAGGAGGCGGCGGAAGGAGCAGCAACAGCTTCTCCAAGTACGTGTCGCTGGGCGGAGGCGGCGAGGACAAGTGGAACTTTGTGACCAGCAAGCTGGCGGATCTGAAGAGCAAGGGCGTGATGAAGACCAATTAG